In Drosophila bipectinata strain 14024-0381.07 chromosome 2R, DbipHiC1v2, whole genome shotgun sequence, one genomic interval encodes:
- the retn gene encoding protein dead ringer isoform X5 encodes MLISEDQIQELYEINDDPKRKEFLDDLFSFMQKRGTPINRLPIMAKSVLDLYELYNLVIARGGLVDVINKKLWQEIIKGLHLPSSITSAAFTLRTQYMKYLYPYECEKKNLSTPAELQAAIDGNRREGRRSSYGQYEAMHNQMPLTPISRPSLPGGMQQMSPLALVTHAAVANNQQAQAAAAAAAAHHRLMGAPAFGQMPNLVKQEIESRMMEYLQLIQAKKEQSLPPVLGAGHPHQQHQQQQHQQQQVQQQQQQQAQQQSHHLQQQQHQQQRQRSQSPDLSKHDALSAQVALWRMYHNNNSPPGSAHTSPQQREALNLSDSPPNLTNIKREREREPTPEPVEQDDGPHQPPPAKRVGSGLLPPGFPANFYLNPHNMAAVAAAAGFHHQASHQEQDAGSEGEPEDDYGHNEHNTTGNSSSMHDDSEQQPMNGHHHSHHHHHQNHQLDKSDDSAIENSPSTSNTTASVGHRHSSPVSTKKKGNGKNQGSGSGEEKSSSGVKLNPLETLSLLSGMQFQVARNGTGENGEQQLIVNLELNGIKYSGVLVANVPNLGQIETRTSSPCRPEASAHQEQCELPEEEDEEEHEGQEAKSSTEEDAHQSPAKQAAEHEQDGQDQDMEGSSSGSATAAIVNGGGSVGMPLLKDAVVS; translated from the exons CTCTACGAGATCAATGACGACCCCAAACGCAAGGAGTTCCTCGACGATTTATTCTCGTTTATGCAAAAGCGCG GAACGCCGATCAATCGGCTGCCCATAATGGCCAAATCGGTGCTGGATCTCTATGAGCTGTACAATCTGGTAATAGCCCGCGGCGGGCTGGTGGATGTCATCAACAAGAAGCTGTGGCAGGAGATCATCAAGGGCCTGCATCTGCCCTCGAGCATCACCAGTGCGGCCTTTACCCTGCGCACCCA ATACATGAAGTATCTATACCCGTACGAGTGCGAGAAGAAGAACCTGAGCACCCCAGCGGAGCTGCAGGCGGCCATCGATGGCAACCGGCGGGAAGGACGCCGCTCCAGCTACGGCCAGTACGAAGCCATGCACAATCAGATGCCATTG ACACCTATTTCGCGACCCTCTCTGCCTGGGGGCATGCAACAGATGTCACCGCTGGCCCTCGTCACTCATGCCGCGGTGGCCAACAACCAACAGGCCCaggctgccgccgccgctgctgccgcccACCATCGGCTGATGGGTGCCCCGGCTTTCGGCCAGATGCCCAACCTGGTCAAGCAGGAGATCGAGAGCCGTATGATGGAGTATCTGCAGCTGATTCAGGCCAAGAAGGAGCAAAGCCTGCCGCCCGTCCTGGGCGCCGGCCATCCGCATcagcagcaccaacagcagcagcaccagcaacagcaggtccagcagcagcaacagcaacaggccCAGCAACAGTCGCATcacctgcagcagcagcaacaccagcagcagcgccAGCGCTCCCAGAGTCCGGATCTGAGCAAGCACGACGCTCTCAGCGCTCAGGTGGCCTTGTGGCGCATgtaccacaacaacaacagtccGCCGGGATCAGCCCACACCTCCCCTCAGCAACG CGAAGCTTTGAACCTCTCCGATTCCCCACCAAATCTCACTAACATCAAACGGGAACGGGAGCGAGAACCCACTCCGGAGCCCGTGGAGCAGGATGATGGTCCTCATCAGCCACCGCCGGCCAAGCGCGTGGGCAGTGGCCTCCTGCCGCCCGGGTTTCCTGCCAACTTCTATCTGAATCCACACAACATGGCTGCAGTGGCAGCGGCTGCGGGATTCCATCACCAGGCCAGCCACCAGGAGCAGGATGCTGGCTCTGAGGGCGAGCCGGAAGATGATTACGGACACAATGAGCACAACACAACGGGCAACTCCTCGTCTATGCACGATGACAGCGAACAGCAGCCAATGAATGGACACCATCACAGccaccaccatcatcatcagaaCCACCAGCTGGACAAGTCGGATGATTCGGCCATCGAGAACTCGCCCAGCACATCCAACACCACTGCTTCGGTGGGTCACCGTCACAGTTCGCCCGTTTCCACCAAAAAGAAGGGCAATGGAAAGAACCAGGGCAGCGGATCGGGAGAGGAGAAGAGCTCGTCTGGGGTGAAACTGAATCCTTTGGAGACTCTGAGCCTGCTTTCGGGCATGCAGTTCCAAGTGGCCAGAAATG GAACTGGCGAGAATGGCGAACAACAACTGATTGTCAACCTGGAGCTGAATGGCATCAAGTACTCGGGAGTCCTAGTGGCCAATGTGCCCAATCTCGGCCAAATCGAGACAAGGACCAGTTCCCCATGCCGCCCAGAGGCTTCAGCCCATCAGGAGCAGTGCGAGCtgccggaggaggaggatgaggaggagcACGAGGGCCAGGAGGCAAAGTCCTCAACTGAAGAGGATGCCCATCAATCGCCGGCTAAGCAGGCGGCGGAGCATGAACAGGATGGCCAGGACCAGGACATGgagggcagcagcagcggcagtgcAACGGCGGCCATTGTCAACGGGGGTGGCAGTGTGGGGATGCCCCTGCTGAAGGATGCTGTGGTCAGCTAG